From Salvia splendens isolate huo1 chromosome 3, SspV2, whole genome shotgun sequence, a single genomic window includes:
- the LOC121796419 gene encoding uncharacterized protein LOC121796419, whose amino-acid sequence MRDCIINRIVPAIKANWPEWASKEIYIQQDNATPHINGVDAEFEAVAKSDGFKIQLICQPPNSPDTNILDLGFFRAIQTLQHEKPCNNVDTLLENVCSSYEELSPQTLNRVFLSLQACLTEIMVFRGGNNYKVPHINKDRLERTVGLPNALDVDEDLVRDVLEYLQQPENNAGCGYDIMALATAFGF is encoded by the exons ATGAGGGACTGCATTATCAACAGG ATTGTACCAGCAATTAAGGCCAATTGGCCTGAGTGGGCAAGCAAAGAGATCTATATCCAGCAAGACAACGCCACACCCCACATAAATGGTGTGGATGCTGAATTTGAGGCAGTTGCCAAATCAGATGGATTTAAAATCCAGCTGATTTGTCAACCACCCAATTCACCTGACACCAATATTTTAGACCTAGGGTTTTTCAGAGCCATTCAGACATTGCAACATGAGAAACCATGCAATAATGTTGACACATTGTTGGAGAATGTGTGTAGCTCTTATGAAGAGCTGTCACCACAAACCCTAAACAGAGTATTCCTCTCATTGCAGGCTTGCCTCACAGAGATCATGGTATTTAGGGGTGGGAACAATTACAAGGTCCCTCACATTAACAAGGACAGGTTGGAAAGAACTGTGGGACTGCCCAATGCACTGGATGTAGATGAAGATCTTGTGAGAGATGTGTTGGAGTACTTACAGCAACCAGAGAACAATGCTGGTTGTGGATATGACATTATGGCTTTGGCTACTGCTTTTGGCTTCTAG